AGCGATTTGAATATTTTTCATTTTTTATGTCATTGCGAGAAACGAAGCAATCATCCTCTGATTAACTCTTTTTCTATTTTATTTCGACGGAATTGCCAATTTAGTTCCTTCGCTAACCGGTTCACCTAAAACCGGAAACCCGTTGGCATCCCATTCTATTTTCTGCATTCTTGGTGATCTTTTATTACCGCATCCTTCCCCAGGATTTGAATTAGCGTGGTATAAAATCCAGTCTTCTTTTTCGTCTGGAGATTTAAAAAAGGAATTGTGTCCCGGAGCGTATACTTTATTTTTATCGGATTGTTTAAAAATGGGTTCAGGTGATTTTTTCCACGCCGAAGCATCTAGTAAATTATCGCTTCCGTTAAATGTCAATAATCCTAAAGAATAAAAATCTGTCCAGCATCCGCTTGCCGAAAACACGATGAATACTTTCCCGTTTCTTTCTAAAAACTGAGGTCCTTCGTTCACATTTACCTGTGGCGGATTTACATCGTCGTGCAAGGCACCGTGCGTTTCCCAATCGTTTGTAGGCGAAGAAATTAGAACACGATCTCCTTCAATTTCCAGCGGATTTTTCATTTTGGCGATGTAGATATTCTGCTGTCCGTTAGTATCGCCTTCCCAGCCGGCCCAAATCATGTACAATTGTTTTTTGTGTTCGAATACATTTCCGTCAATTGCCCATTTATCGGTTTTAGCAGCTATTTTTCCTTTAAATTCAAAATTACCTTTAAACGGATCTGATGATTTATTTTCTAAAACATACATTCTGTGATTGTTGTTATCGCCGTTATCTGCAGCGAAATAACAATACCATTTTCCGTTGATGATATGAAATTCCGGCGCCCAGATTTCTGCCGAATAATCAGTTCCTTTTGGCGGTGTCCAAATGACTTTGCTTTCTGCATTTTTAATATCAGATAAGTCTTTTGTTTTCCATAAAGTCAGTTTATTACCCAGTGTATTCGTGTAATAGTAATACCCTTTGTAATAGGTGCTGTAAGGATCTGCTCCTGACGGCAGTATTGGATTTGTGAAGGTTTTTTGCTGGGCAAAACCTATTGTTGTGAGCAGCAAAAGGATTAGGTATTTTTTCATTTTATTTTGCTTGATTTTTTTTTTAACACATAGAGACATAGATTTTGTTTGTCTATAAAAAAGGCGTTTCACTTTTTTAAATAAACATAGAAAATACTCTCAATTTTGTCATTTCGACGTAAGGAGAAATCACACTCGGAAATCGACAAATATTAGCGACTATTGTACAAGATTAAAAACCTATATTTCTATGTGTTTAAAAATTATTTATTTAGTGTATTAATAACCTCAGTATTAATCTTATTTACAGCTTTGAAATCCATTTTATCAACTTTTCTGTCGTAGGTCATAAAACCGTTTACTTCGCCTTCAACATCGGTTGTTTGTGTGTAAACTGCTGCCGAAAATCCGGTTTTAACGTAGTTTTTAAGAATTTGAGCGTATTTGGTATATTCTGCAGTTACCTCATCAGAATTTTTAAATTTGATGTAACCCCAGTTATCATTTGCTCTCCATAAATGACTTTCTAACGGAAGACCAATTCCGCCGTATTCACCTAAAACGGTAACTCTTCTGGCATCATAAAGAAACATTTCCGGGCCCGGATAATTGTGTAAATCCAGAATATCTCCGGTTTGGAAATGATTTCCGCCGCTTGATGAATTTGTTAATCGGCTTGGGTCGTGGTTTTTTGTCCATTCTGTAATTTCAACCGTTTTAAATTGTCCCCAGGCTTCGTTAAACGGAACCCAAACCACAATACTTGGATACGAATACAAATGATCCATAATTTCTCTCCATTCTTTTCTATAGATTTCTTCTGATTTTGGCGAACGCTGCAATTCTGTTCCGTCGAAGTATTTTTTATTCTGCCAGATTGGCTGCTCGTCTCCGCTTGGCATATCCTGCCAAACCAAAATTCCTAACTGGTCGCAATGCGTGTACCAGCGTTCCGGCTCAACTTTTACGTGTTTACGAATCATATTAAAACCTAATTCTTTGGTTTTAATGATATCATATTTTAAAGCTTCATCGGTTGGTGCCGTGTACAATCCATCAGGCCACCATCCTTGATCTAAAGGTCCGAACTGGAAATAATCTTTGTTATTTAACTGCATTCTCATAATGCCGTTTTCATCTCTTTTAGATGAAATTTTACGCATGGCGAAATAACTTTTTACCTCATCAACTATTTTATTTTTGCTGATTAATCGAACTTTTGTCTGATACAAAAAGGGATTTTCCGGGCTCCATAATTTTGGAGCATTGATAACAATATCGTTGCTTTCGCCAACAACTGCTTTTTCTTTTGCAATTTCTTTTCCGTTATCAAAAACCGAAATTTCTACTAAATCTCCTTTTTCTGCTCCAGGCACATCTGCTTTTATACTGATGGTATTTTGGTCGATATTTGGAGTGGTGTGTAATGAAGTTATGCTTTTAGCATTAACAGGTTCAATCCAGACCGTCTGCCAGATTCCCGTAACTGGCGTGTACCAGATTCCTTCCGGATTTTTAACTTGTTTACCTCTTGGCTGAGGTCCGTCGTTTGAAGGATCCCAAACTTTTACAACCAGTTTTTGGCTGTTCCCTTTTTTGATAAAAGGTGTAATATCAAATGAAAACGGGGTGTAACCGCCAGTATGCGAACCCACTTTTATATCGTTGATAAAAACTTCTGTTTTCCAGTCTACGGCTCCAAAATGCAAAAGGATATTTTTACCGTTCCAGCCGGATTCAATTGAAAAATTGGTTTCGTACCAAAGCTCGTTTTTAGAACCTACTTCTTTCATAACACCAGACAAACTGGATTCTGCTGCAAACGGAACCAGAATCTGCCCGTCATATTTTGAAGTTGCTGCTTTTCCAGCTTCCTGAATAGCATAATTCCATAAGCCATTCAGATTTTTCCATTGGCTTCGCTCCATAATCGGACGGGGATATTCTGGTAATGGTTTCTTCACATCGACCTGCTCTGCCCATTTTGTTTTGATTTTATCACCCTGCGGTTTCCATTGTGCATTTGCAGCAAACAATGAAAACAGGGCTAAAAAAAGGATACTATTTCTTTTCATGCTTTACATTTTTATACTTGTAAGTTTTTAAACCATGTAAGTCATATAAGTTCATTTTAGTTTAACTCGCTTAAAAAAATGCCAAGAGCATATGAGTTTTTACTTTTATTTAAGGCAAGATTTAATATGAACTTAAATGACTTATATGGTGAAAATATTTGCGATAATGTTTCTTCTAAATCAAAATTGAATTACCAGACTTATTGCCACACAAGTCTGGTAATTTCAAACACTTAAACTAACTAACCATATTTTTTAGTTATGAGTTTTGAGTTAGAAGTTATGAGTTGGGTTATTAATTATTTTATTTCCGATTAAATAATCTTGTTTTATTAACTCAAAAAACTTACGACCTCAACTCATAACTCATAATTTATAACTTATAACTTTTTTGTGATGCCAAATTTCTTAACCAGACTGTCGTATTCTTTTTTAGAGATTGTAATCATGCAGCCGTGGCGTACTTTTTCCGGAAGACTGTATTTGTCCCAATCGGAGAAAAAAGTGTAGCCTGAGGCTTGATACCAAGGTCCGTTTAGGTTATCTGCGATGGATAATCCGTAGGAAACTCCCGGATATTGTTCGTAATACATGTACCATATTTTATCATCTGGAGAAGGGATCAGCATTGGGGCTTCTCTAAAGTTTGGACTGATAGATTGCTGGGGCAAAGAATAAGGTCCTAAAAGGGATTTTGATTTGGCAATCCGGATGGTTTTTCCGGTTGTCCAATACAAAGTTGGGTACGTTTCGTCTTTAATCACGGCGTAGTAGGAATCGCCGACTTTTCGAATAAAAACATCGATGGTTCCCATATTCCAATCGAATAAACGTTTTGGCGTTCCTTCGAATGTTTTTAAATCTTTAGACAAAACATACAATGTACGCTGACTTGCCCAATAACGTTCCCCATCTTCTTTTGTTCCTTCAAGATGCGGCGTATGCCAGGTCATGATGAACTTTTGAGAAGGCTCATCATAATATAATTTTGGCGCACCAATTCGCTGTAAAGCATTTGAATAATCAGGCGTGCTTTTTAAATCGGGCGTATAATCGGAATGTTTTTTCCAGGTAATTAAATCATCGGAAACCCAGATATTGATGCTTTTTGCATCGTCTCCGGTATTCCCCGCGATGTAATATTTTCCGTCAGGGCCTTTGCAGATATCGGGATGTCCTTTATATTCTTCGAAAACGCGTTTGCCGCTGTTGAGGTTTTCCCAATGCAAACCATCTAAACTCACAGAATAATACAATCTGCCGTAATCGTTGTGCGTCATGTGCGCAAAAAGATAGGCTTCGTTTTTTGGTTTTTCGTTTCCTTTTACCTGTCCCGGCGGATCCGGCTGTTGTGCTTTCGCATAAAATCCAACTAAAAATGCTGCCAGAAAAAATAAGTTCTTTACTGTTTTCATAAGCTCTTTTTTTAAATGTGCCAATTAGTCAATTTGATAATTAAATAATGAAAAAATGTGACAATTAAATAATTAGTCAATTAAAGCATTTTTAAAAATTATCTAATTGACACATTATCTAATTTTCTAATTCTTTTTATTCGCCTCAGCTGTCATTTTTTTGATTAAATCAGTTTCGGCTTTTATGTATGGTGTTCCGTCTGTGTGCAATACATCATGAAACCATAGTTTTGGTTCTGCTGTGTAGGTTTTTGTCCAGCTGTCCCAAGCATATTTGGTTTGTGTTTTTCCGTCAACAAATCCCCAGTTTATCATACCCACATTGTATTTTCTTGCTAATGGTAAAAATCCTTCGAAAGTACTTCCGTTCGGTCTTGCCATATATTCTGTACAGATTAATGGTTTTCCGTAACGCTGTAATTGTTTTACGACTCTTTCAAAATCCTGCGGTTTGTCATAATTATGGAAAGAAACAATATCAGACTGCTCGATCTGCATTTTGTGCATTGGTTTCATTTTAGCTTCGTCGCTCCAGTCTCCAACCCAAACTCCGGAAGTCAACGGCTGCGATGGATTACTTTCTCTAGCCCAGCCAAAAACATCTTTTAAAAGCGGCAGTATTAAATCGACTTTGTTTTTAATTTCTACTTTTTCGTAAGATGGCCCGGTCATGTTATCTGGTTCGTTCCAAACGTCCCATCCTAAAATACGGTTGTCGTCTTTGAATTTGGCTACTGTTTCTTTTACATATTTCTCTAAACGAGGGTATTGTGTTTTGTCCTGTAATGCTTTTTGTCCCGGACTCTGCATCCAGCCTGAATTGTGTGTATGTGGTTTTGGAGCACGTTGTTTTCCTAAAGCAGGAAACGGGTCCCAGCAGGAATCAAACAAAACAAAAAGGGTTTTGATATGATGTTTATCAGCGATTCCTAAAAAAGTATCCATTCTTTTGTAAAGCCCTTCTGCATCTTGTTGGTGCAATAAATCATGCAAATAAACGCGCATAACATTCATACCTAAATCTTCTGCCCAGCCCAATTCCTGATCAATTCTTTTGGGATCAAAAGTATCCTCCTGCCACATCTCTAACTGATTTACAGCTGTGCTGGGAGAATAATTTGCCCCTACTAACCAAGGCTGTTCTGCGTACCATGTATTGGCTTGTTCTTTTGTCCAGATTTCTCTTTTTTCTACAGAGGCGGTTTCGCTTTTCTTTTCTTCGGGATTGCTTTTTTTGTTGTTGCAGCTAAGCAATACGAGTCCTGCTAACATAAATGTCAGACACAATTTTACTTTCTTCATTTTATTTGTTTTTTTGAAAAATCGATCTTTATGATAAGGGAATCAGACTTGTACATCTGATTCCCTTAAAAATTCAGTTTTAATATCCGGAGTTTTGGTCCAGATTTGGGTTATTATCTACATCACTTTGAGGAATTGGCATTCTATGGTTTTTACCTACTGTAAAGTTTTTGAAATCAGGATCTCGAAGTGCAATTTTATCAACCGAAGCCTGAGTATTTAAGTCTCCCCAGCGTTTCAGATCTTCCCAGCGAACACTTTCGCCGCATAATTCCAGAACTCTTTCCATTTTCAAACGCTCTAAGAACTTGTCATGATCATTTCCAATCTCAGGATGTGCAGCAGCCAATGTGTTCATGTTTACACGAGCTCTTACAAGGTCAACATATTGGTAAGCTGCTGCCGTGTTTCCTAATTCGTTCAGCACTTCTGCATAGCGCAGTAAAATATCACCGTAACGAACTAATCTGTAATTTACCTGGTTGTAATAATCCTCATTATTTCTGTAATAGTCACGGCTTCCTTTTCTAAACCAGGCTTCGTCATTGTTCCATTCCCAGTTTCTATCGTAAGTTTTGTCTCCAAAATCAGCCAATAACTGTGGATAGTACAAAGTCCATCTTAAACGAACATCCAGATTACCGTCTTTGTTCTTTTCTTCTTTAAAAGCATTTACTAACCAAAGACGTGCCTGACCATCTGACCATCCAATTCCTCTTGGGGCAAAAAATTGAGAACGGTTGCTTGAAACTGCTGCATTTTGTGCTTCATCAGTTCCTCCTTTTCTCTGATCTCCAAACTGGATTTCAAAGACAGACTCGCTGTTGTTTTCATTTACATCTGTAAAATTGTCTCTGTAGTTAGATACCAGGCTGTACTTTGCTCCTGCTCCTGTTATCAGATATTCCAAAGCTGCTTTGGCTTCAGGCCATTTGTGCTGCTGCATATAGGTTTTGGCAAGAAAAGCTTTTGCGGCACCTTTATCCGGTCTTCCCAGCTGATCTGCTGCCCAGTCTCTTGGCAGGTCTTCATAAGCTTCGTTCAAATCTTTTTCTATTTGCGCCCAGATTTCATCTACCTTTTTCTGCTGTGGTAAATCTGCCGGTGTAGATGGGTCTAAAACTAACGGAACATCTTCCCATATTACGGCTGCATAGTAGTAATGTAAGGCTCTGAAAAATTTAGCCTGTGCTATAATTTTCTTTTTATCCTCTTCATTTTGAAAAGTAATATTAGGCACATTGGCTAAAACCTGATTGCATCTAAAAATAGCTTTGTACGTATCTCTCCAGGTTACGGCATTTCCTTCCCAAAAATTATAATTGATGTAATTAAATCGTGTCCAGTCTGCTAATTCTGTCCACGGACTTACGCTGTAGCCTTCGTCAGAAGTAAGGTCTAAACGAAAATAAATCCATCTTGCCCACAATCCATCTTTGTAAAACATGGCATAAATTGAGTTTACACCGGCTTGCGCATCACTTTCGGTTTTCCAATACTGGTCTGTTGTTATATCATTTGGGCTGTTCAGATCTAATTCGTTTTCACAAGCTGTAAAAACAAGACCTAAAAAAGCTGCTGTTATTATTATTATTTTTTTCATTACGCTGTTTTTTTAATTAAAAGCTAAACTCTACACCAAAAGAATACGTCTTAAGATTTGGGAAAGAACCATTATCTACCCCTCTTTCAAAAATCCTGTTGTCGCCTGTATTACTAAACTCAGGATCTAAACCTTTGTATTTTGTAATCGTGATAATGTTTTGTGCTGATAAGGTTAATCTTGCTCTTGTGATTCCTGAATTTTTTAAAACACTGTCCGGCAGATTATAACCAATACCAATATATTTTAGTCTGATAAAATCGCCGCTTTCCAAGAAACGGTCACTATCTCCTCTTGAGTTTAAAGTTGAACCTTTTGTAACTCTAGGAAAATCAGTATTTGGATTTTCAGGTGTCCAGGGCTGAATACCTGCTCTGTAATTACTGTTATCATCAAAACGATCTACAACACTTCTAAATCCGTTGTAAACAGTCGCTCCGTGAGAAGCAATCCAGTTCATAGAAAAATCAAAACCTTTGTATTCTGCTCCAGCGTTTAATCCCATTTCAAATTCCGGCCACGGGCTTCCTACGATAGATTTGTCTTCGTTAGTAATTTGTCCGTCACCATTAACATCTTTAAAACGAATATCTCCGGGAACGGCATTTGGCATAATTACTTTTCCATCGGCATTTTTGTAGTTGTTAATTTCATCCTGAGACTGGAATAATCCATCTGTTTGCAGTACATACCACATCCCTACCGGATTTCCGCTTCGGGTCATGGTGTTTCCAATAATGTTTTCGTTTTGACCGTTACCTAAAGAAACCAGTTTGTTGTTTACTTTCGTAAAGTTTACAGAAGCATTAAAAGAGAATTCATTGATTTTTTTGCTGTAAGCCAGTTCAAGTTCAAACCCTTTATTTTCAACCGTTGCAGCATTAGAAATTGGGTTTCCGCCATCATTTCCGGTAGTCAATAAAATTGGGAAACCAAATAATACATCTTCTGTGCGCGCAATAAAATAATCAGCCGTTAAACGTAAATCATTATTTAAAACTCCTAAATCTAACCCAACATTGGTTTGTTTTAATTTCTCCCAGCGCAATTGCGAATTGGATAGTTTTACCTGCGTGGCAGAAGGATATAAATTTTGATCTCTGCCTAATACGATCTGTCCAAAATTATTAACGAAGCTTCTGGATTCATACTCTCTGATATTTCCAGACCCCAGTTCTCCATAACTCGCTCTTAGTTTTAAATCTTTAATAAATTCTGATTTAAAGAATGATTCGTTGCTTATTCTCCATCCTGCTGAAAGTGACGGGAAATTACCCCATTTATTTC
This portion of the Flavobacterium gelatinilyticum genome encodes:
- a CDS encoding glycoside hydrolase family 43 protein, whose product is MKTVKNLFFLAAFLVGFYAKAQQPDPPGQVKGNEKPKNEAYLFAHMTHNDYGRLYYSVSLDGLHWENLNSGKRVFEEYKGHPDICKGPDGKYYIAGNTGDDAKSINIWVSDDLITWKKHSDYTPDLKSTPDYSNALQRIGAPKLYYDEPSQKFIMTWHTPHLEGTKEDGERYWASQRTLYVLSKDLKTFEGTPKRLFDWNMGTIDVFIRKVGDSYYAVIKDETYPTLYWTTGKTIRIAKSKSLLGPYSLPQQSISPNFREAPMLIPSPDDKIWYMYYEQYPGVSYGLSIADNLNGPWYQASGYTFFSDWDKYSLPEKVRHGCMITISKKEYDSLVKKFGITKKL
- a CDS encoding RagB/SusD family nutrient uptake outer membrane protein, coding for MKKIIIITAAFLGLVFTACENELDLNSPNDITTDQYWKTESDAQAGVNSIYAMFYKDGLWARWIYFRLDLTSDEGYSVSPWTELADWTRFNYINYNFWEGNAVTWRDTYKAIFRCNQVLANVPNITFQNEEDKKKIIAQAKFFRALHYYYAAVIWEDVPLVLDPSTPADLPQQKKVDEIWAQIEKDLNEAYEDLPRDWAADQLGRPDKGAAKAFLAKTYMQQHKWPEAKAALEYLITGAGAKYSLVSNYRDNFTDVNENNSESVFEIQFGDQRKGGTDEAQNAAVSSNRSQFFAPRGIGWSDGQARLWLVNAFKEEKNKDGNLDVRLRWTLYYPQLLADFGDKTYDRNWEWNNDEAWFRKGSRDYYRNNEDYYNQVNYRLVRYGDILLRYAEVLNELGNTAAAYQYVDLVRARVNMNTLAAAHPEIGNDHDKFLERLKMERVLELCGESVRWEDLKRWGDLNTQASVDKIALRDPDFKNFTVGKNHRMPIPQSDVDNNPNLDQNSGY
- a CDS encoding glycoside hydrolase family 43 protein translates to MKKYLILLLLTTIGFAQQKTFTNPILPSGADPYSTYYKGYYYYTNTLGNKLTLWKTKDLSDIKNAESKVIWTPPKGTDYSAEIWAPEFHIINGKWYCYFAADNGDNNNHRMYVLENKSSDPFKGNFEFKGKIAAKTDKWAIDGNVFEHKKQLYMIWAGWEGDTNGQQNIYIAKMKNPLEIEGDRVLISSPTNDWETHGALHDDVNPPQVNVNEGPQFLERNGKVFIVFSASGCWTDFYSLGLLTFNGSDNLLDASAWKKSPEPIFKQSDKNKVYAPGHNSFFKSPDEKEDWILYHANSNPGEGCGNKRSPRMQKIEWDANGFPVLGEPVSEGTKLAIPSK
- a CDS encoding glycoside hydrolase family 2 protein, whose protein sequence is MKRNSILFLALFSLFAANAQWKPQGDKIKTKWAEQVDVKKPLPEYPRPIMERSQWKNLNGLWNYAIQEAGKAATSKYDGQILVPFAAESSLSGVMKEVGSKNELWYETNFSIESGWNGKNILLHFGAVDWKTEVFINDIKVGSHTGGYTPFSFDITPFIKKGNSQKLVVKVWDPSNDGPQPRGKQVKNPEGIWYTPVTGIWQTVWIEPVNAKSITSLHTTPNIDQNTISIKADVPGAEKGDLVEISVFDNGKEIAKEKAVVGESNDIVINAPKLWSPENPFLYQTKVRLISKNKIVDEVKSYFAMRKISSKRDENGIMRMQLNNKDYFQFGPLDQGWWPDGLYTAPTDEALKYDIIKTKELGFNMIRKHVKVEPERWYTHCDQLGILVWQDMPSGDEQPIWQNKKYFDGTELQRSPKSEEIYRKEWREIMDHLYSYPSIVVWVPFNEAWGQFKTVEITEWTKNHDPSRLTNSSSGGNHFQTGDILDLHNYPGPEMFLYDARRVTVLGEYGGIGLPLESHLWRANDNWGYIKFKNSDEVTAEYTKYAQILKNYVKTGFSAAVYTQTTDVEGEVNGFMTYDRKVDKMDFKAVNKINTEVINTLNK
- a CDS encoding cellulase family glycosylhydrolase → MKKVKLCLTFMLAGLVLLSCNNKKSNPEEKKSETASVEKREIWTKEQANTWYAEQPWLVGANYSPSTAVNQLEMWQEDTFDPKRIDQELGWAEDLGMNVMRVYLHDLLHQQDAEGLYKRMDTFLGIADKHHIKTLFVLFDSCWDPFPALGKQRAPKPHTHNSGWMQSPGQKALQDKTQYPRLEKYVKETVAKFKDDNRILGWDVWNEPDNMTGPSYEKVEIKNKVDLILPLLKDVFGWARESNPSQPLTSGVWVGDWSDEAKMKPMHKMQIEQSDIVSFHNYDKPQDFERVVKQLQRYGKPLICTEYMARPNGSTFEGFLPLARKYNVGMINWGFVDGKTQTKYAWDSWTKTYTAEPKLWFHDVLHTDGTPYIKAETDLIKKMTAEANKKN